CACCTAACCCTGGGCCCATCGCTGGTTTGTCACTCAGACTAATAGTTTTTAatctcttcaaataaaaattgatattgttttaattaaatctatGATTGTTAGTCAAATTAGTTTAAAACTAATGTGATTTATCCCACATGATGCGTGtggatttttttgtcaaataatttttaatgtgatGCAAATAATTTCTCTATTCATTTAATTTGgagttttcaaatattttaaatcaatgtAATTTATTCCACTTGAGGCATGTAGAtttcttttcacataaattCTTAATCTCTTGTGCATTATTTGTAACACCCCAAACTTTCAAGGTAAAATTTATACAATTGTCAAgttgaaaatgagaaaaaaaatcccaagaaGTTTGTTTTTCCTTCCATTTTCATATTTACTTAAGTAATTACACAGAGAGAATACCCAAACATCAAACTAAGGGTTACATTGTTGAGATTAACTTGCAAATTAATTtgcataatataaataaattaagtatgatgatctaatatatttttcattacattaacaatttgtttttaattcatctataatgttattttattttcttaattatgatgtctattttttttactttttggttttttaacttgtcatgtcattttattttgtatttaaaccatctagaaaatatgataaaaagaagGGTATAGGGTGGGAGAAAAaactcatatgaaaaaaaaaaaaaaggatccctTTCCAGATTTTTATTAGATCACCTGAATTTTGAGTTGACCCGGCAAGTCCACTGGTTTACTCTAGGTCAATTGCGGGTTTAGATTTTGAATGAAAGAGACCTAGCCAATGCTATTTGGCTTGGCCTCCTAACAGAACCCAGAGCGTTGGGTGCTCCTTTGAGCATTGATTGCCATGTTTGACATGACATGAAACTTGATTTTACAAtgtcaatataattaaataaattttgaaaaagtatATCAAGACCTAAAGCATTAAGTGTTGCTCTAGGCATTGATTGTCATGTTTGATATGACAAGAAACTCAATTTTACAATGCCaatctaatcaaataaattttgggAAAGTATATATTAATAGTTTGatactttgatttttaaaaaaaaatatgtgacaTCATACAATATCTTCAACTGATCACAAATTAAACTTACAAACTCCCAATCAAATTCAGTCAAAAACCTACTATAATGTGTTTCTCATtgtttaaatcaataaaatacatctttatatatcaaataagtCTTCCACGTCAAATATGTTAAATTCCACCTTAGTGGACAATCAAGAACCAACATTTTAGTTATAGTAATATGAACATGTCAAGTATTTTCCTCTAACTATTATTCTCTTTTAGGTGAAGCTGTCCAATAATATATACTTTATCTGAATTTTTTAATCCtgcttttaattattcttatcctgtcttttattatcaaattcaaaatatgagCACAACAcctcatataattaaaatcctCATTCAATATCAATGAAccaaattgtaatttatttttcaaattagatattaatgcattattaattaagtaattttcCAATATAATAGTTAACAAGTTATCTTCAACATTCTAATCTATTAAGAACTCAAGAAAAAAACCTTAGCCAACCTTGGTTTTTTGAGCCTTTTCCAGTTGTAAATAACCGAAAAGAActgccccccctttttttttttaaaaaaaaaaaaaaaaaaacccacaggGTGAGGGTTGTTGAGAAATATCCAATAAAACAGGAATCGATCGATCCCCGCAACATTTCTTACAGCGCATTTGGTTGGCAAAGAGAGGCAGGCAGGGAGGCAGAGAACCCCCAAAAATCATCTCTCTGCGCTTCTCTTCTTCGTTTCTCTCTGTCTATCgcagcaggaaaaaaaaaaggttcctcATTTCTCTCCAAAAATGGATTCTCTCAGACAACAGTCACTAATCCCTAGCTTTCTCTACTCCTCTTCTTCCTCCGCTAAAACTTTCTCCCTCTCTAACCTCCACTCCGAACGACCATCACTTTCTCCGCCGCCGTCATCAACGGTCACTATGGGAAGCAAGAGCAGTGGCGGATTTGTGATCCCGGCACCGAGTGAGTCTGGGAAGAAGATCGAGATGTACTCGCCTGCTTTCTATGCTGCTTGCACTGCTGGTGGTATTCTTAGCTGTGGACTTACTCATATGACTGTTACTCCTCTTGACCTTGTCAAGTGCAATATGCAGGTactttttttactcttttctgTCGTTTGTAGTTTAGATCTGTGTTGTTGATTTTGATCACCTTTACTGTTGTTGGATCTTGTTTGCTTTTATAGATTTTTGTGGTTTTTAGGGTTTCTGATAAGTCAAATCTGTTTAACATTTCCAGATatgttgtttaattgtttttttttttttttgtgtgtgtaaaATTATCTGTTTTTTGGTGACTGAAGTGTATATAGAGTGActgttttattctatttttcatCTTGAGCATTTGACTTATTTTGTGATTCATAGAGAGAAATGTTGAGCGCTTTTTAGTGTTAGTTGCTTtctgttgatatttttatttttcaactgcGTCGTTTTTGTTTCTATGGATCTTTTATGCTTGTCTTAGAAAACTTTCGAAATGTGTCTTAGCGTTTTTCAGTTTTCTGATTCATAACACTCTGGAGAGTCATTGATACATATTTTGAGCAaatgtgatatttttattggttaactGGTTAAGAACTGGGGTTCGATGTTCTTGTTGTTGTGCACTATCTATCAACTGTATTGTGGTATGAAGAATGTCTTTGAAGGGGTTCTTTTGCTGTTGTTATTGTGTTCTATCTGTTGTAAACTGTTACATGTTCTCAAATCTAATTTATAATCTATTATTTAGTGTTCTAAGTTAACAGGATTTGGAAGCAATGTGAATTTGGGGTTTTATCTTCGCTAGTAGTTGATgtgcattttcttttcattgtaaTTTTGTGGCACCATCAAGCATAGGATAAATTGGTTGGCAATGTTATGTTAAAATATTGAGGATATGAACTAATATCTATGCGATTGATTTTTCAGATCGACCCTGCCAAGTACAAGAGCACCTCATCCGGTTTTGGAGTTCTGCTCAGGGAGCAAGGAGTGAGAGGCTTCTTCAGGGGTTGGGTGCCCACCCTTCTTGGTTACAGTGCTCAGGGGGCCTgcaaatttggtttttatgaGTTTTTCAAGAAGTACTACTCTGATCTTGCCGGGCCTGAGTTTGCAGCCAAGTACAAGACCTTGATTTACCTTGCTGGTTCTGCTTCTGCTGAGGTGATTGCTGACATTGCTCTTTGCCCCTTTGAGGCAGTGAAGGTTCGTGTTCAAACTCAGCCTGGGTTTGCTAGAGGTTTATCAGATGGACTTCCAAAGTTTGTCAAAGCTGAAGGCGCTCTTGGGTATGCTTTATAAtgtcaagattatttttttgttgatttttaattttctgtaAAGCTGTATATGGAACTAACTTGTCATTTATTTCAGGTTGTACAAAGGTCTTGTTCCTCTCTGGGGTCGTCAGATTCCATGTAAGTTTAACATCtgcttttacttttttattgttattttaagcTCTATTGGGCAAAGAAAGTCAGATTTTATAATTGTGTGCTTTTTACTGTTCAgtacaaatgatttttttcaatttttaatactattttaatttttttgaactgcTACTATGAccatcttatttttataaatgttggAGTTTACAAGATTATTTATGACAATAGTTTCTTTAGGCTTGTGAAGGACATTGCATTTTAGGTCATGGCTATATGTTTGAAATGAGCACTTGCTaagtaattttaatgtttttattagatGGGATGTTTcgattaaataacaaaaatatgttggttttctatttgttttagttaattttaatgttccatttttttttttatcatctcatATCCAtcctaatagataaaaaattacttgtGTCCTTATTTgtcattttgtatttcaatGGCATTTCTAACATGGGATTAACcaaatatttaagttttgtttttaaacttagCCGCACATAAATAATAACCGTAACCAAACATTCATCAACTTTTTAATACAGCTTTCATTTTCAGCGCTTGTGTGTACATTAGCAACAACGGCTTAATTTATAAGCACAAGGCCTAGCAGAGCCAAGCTGCTTGTCAGAGAAGAACTTGTATAATCATCTGAAAGTGTGCATCATGTATTAAGTGTTTAGATTTTGGGAGaactatgattttatttgtgaGTTATTTGTCTTTTCATGCCACCATTTAAGTTCATGGTTCATGGTTTTCCATCTCGCAAACCATGTGTGGTTTCATCTTGTGGTTTATGTGCAACACTAGCACTAAACCTTTGCTGTTTCCGAGTGTTAGTTTTTTATTGGTTGCTATCTGTGTGACAATCTGACTTATTACTGGTCATATTAGTTGTTCTGGTTGTTGACAATGTTAATTGTTTTCATTGCAGATACAATGATGAAGTTTGCATCGTTTGAGACCATTGTAGAGATGATCTACAAGTATTCCATCCCCAAACCAAAGGACCAGTGCAGCAAATCTCTGCAACTTGGTGTTAGTTTTGCTGGTGGTTATGTTGCTGGTGTGTTCTGTGCTATTGTGTCTCATCCTGCCGATAATCTCGTATCATTCCTGAACAATTCTAAAGGGGCAACTGTTGGTGATGTGAGTACCTTCTTAAAGTGTATTCCctggaaaaaatatattttctggtCTCCTTTTTAACAGGGTTGCAACTGTTTTTCTGTTTGGTTCTGCAGGCTGTGAAGAAGCTAGGTTTGTGGGGTCTGTTCACTCGTGGGTTGCCTCTCCGAATTGTCATGATCGGAACTCTTACTGGAGCTCAGTGGGGTCTCTATGATGCATTCAAAGTTTTTGTGGGATTGTGagtatttcctatgattgtcaAGCTTTGTTGTGCCTTGATATGCGTTATCATCGCTGCTAAAAGgatttgatgtgattttttcaGGCCTACTACGGGTGGCCCTGCCCCCGCCGCCGCTCCTGCTGTGGCAGCTGCTGAACTTACAAAGGTGTAAAGTTTCTATCAATTGACAGGTTGGTTTGTATCGATCTGATGGAACCTGGGAGAACATataggaataataaaaatagaaatggaGCTGCTTTGGTGATTCCCAATCCAACAGGGATAATTCTTTCACATTCAAAGACTCAGTCAATTTTTGTCTTCTCGACATCGGGGGATGGTTTTGTTCTCATCCGTCACAGATAATGAAAACTTTTGCTAGCTAGATCATATATGGAATTTCAGTTCGATGTTAGGATCACATCATCCCTCGTCAGGGCAACCAAAATAATTGACAGATAGGGGAGGGGGGTTTATTTTGTCCTGTCCAAATTTCTGTcgccatcatcatcattatttttttgttaattttattattacaattgGTTCGACAATTTTGATGCCATGCAAACATCCGTGACCAGCGGAATCCCTCgtggttttatattattttgtcatCCACACAGTGCCACACctgttttgtatttgatttatgCAGCTTTGAGGGAAATATGGAGAAATTGCAGCAAGACTgggctcttttttttccccttatgtTTGTTCATTAAGTAATCCTGCGTCTTCTAGCGCGAACCCTACCACATTGGCCTACGCCCCTGTTGTGTATTAAGCTATGGCTGGTTTCTCGAAGAACCGGGCAAACCGTGCAGAACCAGTGGCTGTAAAAGCTTGTGACGATGAGGGAAAGTGATCCTATTTGCAATAGACACTGGTTTCCCAGGGCTTGGAGGTGGAAAGTGACTCCATCGTTCTACTAGACATggagaaaatataattaaagttttttcaaaaatacatatCAACCATTAAATTAATGGGATCTACAAGTAGGCACAGTTTAAGATCATGATACAATACCATGtgtatttttagagtttttattcttataatgttttctaaatgtttaatattaatgtcAACAAAGTCAACCCCTCCAAACAAGAGGATCTCTCTGTTtatggtttaatattttttcttatttattatatttcaagtGTGCTCGATGGATGTGTAAGGTAGGAACCGAACAATACATCTGTATGTACGAACCATCGATGTTGTTTTCATGTGTCTTACAATAACTtccaaaaaataagttttaaaaatattccatataattttcttataatatagtttaaaaattaaaataatattgtttatgtCATGTTATGATAAAGCTTCATGTACTTTTTTCAGaactagaaaaagaaatgaagcatGGCTTTTTCTTGCAATGCAcataaataattgtttaaattagaaaaaaagagagagactaTCTTGCCATTTAAAAGTATAGTTATTTTGATATAGGATATATTTTACTGGAATTGAACTTTACAAGATCTAATCTCTTGCTATTCCTCATTAActtaataatcaaatataaaattaaaaaaatacaataaaattctaatcttcaatcatttttattttttacttttcactAGTTATATTTACTAATATTTATAAGTGAAGACTTGTCACTTttagataatatatttaaagCTATCACTTTTTAAATGTGTCTTTGATTCTCTTATCTTTCAGATAATACACTGTTTAACAATTATTACTTTTAGATAATGCTTTTAACACTATTattttttgagtgtgcctttgagtcATTAACTTTTAGATAATGTGTTGTTTAACTCCTATCTCATTTAAATAGTTCTTTTAGTATTATAACGTTTTAAGtatgcctttgagcccttatctTTTAGAAAATATGCTATTTATCCCTTTGCCTTTTAGATAGTGTGTTGTTTATCCATTATctcttttatataattcttttgGCACTATTATCTTTTGGGTGCACATTTGAGTCATCACCCTCAAATAGTGTAATGTTTAGCCCTTATCTCCTCTAGATAATGCTTTTGACACTATTATCTTTTGAATGCGTTTTTAAGCTTTTGCTTTCCAGATAATGCGTTGTTTAGTCCCCATCTCTCTTAGATAGTACTTTTGACACTATCACCTTTTATGTGGGCCTTCGAGTCCCTTGCTTTTTTTATAGTGCGTTGTTTTACCCCTATCTCTCGTAGATAGTGATTTTCTCTATCACTTTTAGAGTGCACTTTTAAGCCCTCGTTTCTAACAATTTTATTAGATATGTCATTCTTAAAGATATCTTTGAATATCTCATTACTTTTAGAAGGATTAACCACTTCTTAATTTGGTAAATCCACAAATCTCCATTGGAGTTTTTTTCTATCCTAACATTAAAAATCTTCACATCTTTTTAGCTTTATAAGCATTCTATTTAAAGTGTCTTACAAGACTTTTTATCATAAGAATTGTAAAGAATAGGCAATTGTCATAACTAAATTTTGGACCcctaaaaaattgttttataaaaaaacacattttttattcaaaaatagaaaaaaaaaaataaaaaaaattgaaatccaaaaatatttttttgggataaGATGAGATAAGCCCTTGAGCTGCCAAAGACCAAAATAACTAGATTGGAATAATTTAACATGATGAGTTGAAGAAAGACttaactaaaagaaaatggagGTTGAAATCTAACTTGACCAAAATTAGAggaattaattaagttcaaggacttaatttaatttctaataggttttatgaattcaattaaggactcaattgaagaaaaatcaagtttgaagGCCAAATTTGGATCAATTCACAGTTATTGGAAGATTAGGGACAATTGAAACTTAAAAGACTAAATTGGAGCAATTGGGGTTCAATGACAGAAATTAAGCAAAGTGTATAAGACGCATAAGTTCGAGGACTAAAATTAAGCAAATCAGAggtcaatttgaaaaaaaaaaattaaaattttgataattgaTAGGGGTCAAGTTGCATAATCTAGAAACTAAAGACCAAAGTGTAAAAGAAGCTCAACTTAAAGGATTTACATCTAGGTTTTTATAGGTGCAATTGCAACAATTAAGAAGTTTTAGGGTAAATTGAGGGTGCATgtgttgaaattgaaaacataagaaccaaattgaagtttataaaatcccaattaaaaaaccctaatttctaaGGTTTAAGCAGACAACATATCACCtgttttaatgaaaaaaccGAGTGATACATCACCTATTCATGTTTATCGTCTTCCTCATCATACAAAAGATGATCGAGATGCCACTtttaaatgaatgaatgaatgtgACATCTCTGACCACCTTAGAGATTCCAACCACCATCATTCAACTGAGAAACATCTTTTTTACAAGGATCAGCTATCCTCATCATATTTTTATACCTCATTTGATTTACTGAATTTAACAACATCTTGTCCCTAATCAACCTTCCCTGTATTGACAAATTCAGGCTAATCAAAAGCTTACATTCCAATCAATAAATGTAGAGTTTTAGACCTCTAAATCTAATGTGGTTTGTTCCCAATGATAGATCTACATCCTTTTTACAAGTTTTAGATCAATAAATGATATGTTTATGGACCAATATCTACAATGATCTTAACAAAGTACCAAACTCAATTATCTATGATTGAAGAAAATTTACCATAacaaaaaagaatccaagattattttcttatatgtgATTTCGGTTTACAAGAGGATAAAATTGGACCAGACACACCTATTTTGGAGAGGTaggttttgaaagaaaaaaaataagaatcttCCCTAACAACTTCTTAGCAGAAACCACCATAAAAAGGCATCTACtcttgagcaaaaaaaaaaaaaaaacgggttAAAGAGAAGACATagataaagagaaagagaaagctAAGATATAATTAAACTACTAAAGTTGATAGAAAAGCCATAAAGTATTGATaagaagtaaaagaaaagagGTAGAAAATAGAGCTTGTGAGTCCAAGATTGGAAGTAGAAATACCAGAGATCTAAAGCTTGAAGAAGAAGCAATAAATTCCATGCAAATGATACAACATTATTAGATAATATATACCTTTAACTTTAATGAAGGGGTGTAGCTTAATGAGCACACCCTCTCCATTTCTATTTTGTCTTCTAGATTTctacttaaaatatttattaggcATCATTTGAAGGTATTTGTTAGTTTAAATGTAATGGATGCTTGTTTTTAAGATGTTTAATTATGCCATGAATCAACATATAATGGAACAATGTTATACATAAGGAGATGCAATTTTTTATGGTTGTTGGTAATTGATTTTGCTGGTTGTTTTGCTATTATTTGTGGATTCTTGTTGTTTCTGAtggttaaaacaaattatgtttaACATGTTTAATCTATAGTTGCAATGCTTAAGTCCTTTTTCctgcttttatgtttttctcatgaGATTTTAGCTTTTTGGGCATTTCCAAGTTTGTGTTCTTCAGTCAAAACTTAGGTTCCatcataatatgatttttttgccTCTATTGTGAGCTTTAATTGAGTCTCAGACCTATGTATGAGTGTTCTAtgccattttttctttcttttataatgTGTTTTGGATTAATTGATCCTTAGAACTCTTTAATGTCtgggttagggtttttagtTGTCGGGTttgatttgttaaaaataagAAGTTGTTATTGCTTTTCGATATATGATTGTGCATTAGTTCTCTATTTTACATCCTTCCATGCATCAGCTCTCCATTTCTGCATTAGTTCTCCATTTTCAGTTCAATTTCTGGGTTTTGTCATCGAGTTCTTGGTGTTCTTGGCTTAGATTCAAATGAAAAactctttttaatcttttttttttgttcgtgGGTCATGTTTTTGGGCTTTTATGCTTAAGCCACAAAGCCCAGCCCACCAGGGTGGGTTGAGCCCATTCTAGGTTTAAGGCACTGTTTGGCTAtgcaaaattttataaagaaaaaaaaaattatccttacAACATGCCCTAACaaagttttgataattttctttgcCGAAATTTTTCTTGTTCTGCCAAATAAACcccaaataatttcttaaaattctagaaaattcagataccattttaaaattatttatgggtcccttgcatttttttttttctaaccatctcatttaatatttggattGTAAATTTACACTATAAAATAATGACTCGATAGTAgacatatctattttttaaaaaacattttagaaaaatacaaaaaaaatccaaatttttttattttaaaaataaaaaatatgactttGTGTGCATGCAgccaaattctaaaatatttcatttatattttataaaaaaaataaaattttatttttatcatgctttgaaaaatacaaaaattaatttatgagtACAAAGCAACTTTGAGTCAAACCCTACTGAAAGGTGACACTCTACTCCTAAGTTATATCCTTTTCTCTGTCCCTATTGAGAAATAAAACTATGTAATCCTAAGTTAAGGGATCAAGAAACTCAACGCCGTTATTCTTGAACAACTTTGAGTCAAACCCTCTTTTTTCACTATTACgaatatgaaaataatgaaaaattggATTCAATTATTAACTACTGCTATCAGAAATAGGATTGACAATGGATTGAAGTCATAAAACatggtttaaaaaaacatatgattttCCTAATTTAAATAAAGCAGGTTTTACATGAAGAAGGTTTAGATCATTATAAACTATTCAATATAGGTAGGAGAAAACCTTGActcaatattcttaaaaaaaaaaagaaatcaaaaccaaGTTGAGATGATATTGATTAACCTCCTTTTTCTTACGAAATAGATCTTGTAATTTTTGAAGAAGCTGAAGTTACATCTTCTATCCATTTCCATTTAAGagttcttatatatttttcatgcctttttgagaccttgaaaaaagaaaaaaaatattttcttagaatACATACAAGATTCATTACTACAAAAAGGATAATGGTAACCCCATCcttaactattttattaatttattaactatttcatttatgaatttcataataatagaaataaatagaTGTATATCCTACAGAGATATAATttgtaatttcatttcattttgccTAGCAGACAAAGATTTTCCTACGTGGAAAGGataatttattcaaatcaaTATAAGAGTTTAACTCTACTGAATTGATAGAATCCATGTTGTATATTTGAAAGAGGTTGGCCTCCTTACTTCTCTCATGGTACAATCCTCTTCTCATCGagccttttttttctcaatccaCACAGATAAAATGTAGGATTGATACCAACAATTTGTCCTAGAAGAAAGGACTTACTGAGCTGGGATTACTAACTAATACTAATCTAATACTAAGAGCATCTCCAACATAGCTGAAgagccaaaaataaaaaaaagtgatattcATGCTCTAAGGGGAAAAGCCaaacaaaatgttaaaatatcttatttttccCACAAATGATATGTATACATATCTTTTTAAAAGAGTCAAAACTAACAAAGTGaggccaattaaaaaaaaaaaaaaaaaaaaccaatcaaatgtAGCTAtgtgtggaaaaaaaatataacatcaaaatcgttaagaaaaaataaaacatttatttattccaCTCTAATAGAATTtggcttttcaaatagcttttttttcattggagtatacatgatacaaaaaaaaaaaaaaagctatattttgactattcaaaatattattttatcaatttacctcttttttttaaaaaaaaaaaaagcgtctCTCACTAGAGATGCTCTAACTAATACTAATCTAATACTGATAGTAATTGAATAGAGTAGaactattttttctatatacttTCCCTATTTTTTATGCTACCACATGCCTTGCACAATCAATCagatcatataaaaatatcattttaacacAACATAATTCACTAAAAGAATCTCGTAGACCCACTAAAACATGAAAGTTATGatcttttagaaaaataactatTCAATGGATTCAAAGTTATGATCATATAAATATTGTATTCGAAGAGTGCATAACTACATGGATAAGCTCACACCAACTATTCAATTTAGACccaattcatgatttttcttaaaaggTGTTAGAAAGAAACTAGTATGTAATAATATCAATCCATGcagatagaaaagaaaaggttctcCATTGATTCAAATGATAAACCTATGGGATAGACATagcaaaagagaagagaaagaaaagatctCATAGAGTACTTttgattaacaaattaatttgatttattttttaccatttGCTTAATGAGAAAGCGGATTAGATTATACATAATCAAATCTATGAGTTATAAGGAATGATGaaagggaataaaaaaagaaagaaaaacaagaaataataaaagtaataaatgaaacttaaaaaaaaaaaaaaaaacctttctagCTCTCGAAGAATATGGGGTAAAGAGATTGATTGAAAAAGAtctcttgttcttttttcttattataatatCGTGATTAGATCCACATATGCTtggtaaaaaaaagaatattttcttttaagaataagaaaaagaaaaaaaaaaatgttcaattgGAACATGAAAAGTGACTAAATTTATCCTAGATACTTTTTGGGACTAAGTGGATGAAGGGAAGAGCTTTTCGACCGATGAAAAGGGTCTAATGACTTTGAAACAATTGAATGAGGAACTGTATGAGGTGAAAATCTCATGCACGATTATATAAAGTGACAATAAAGGTAACTTATATATCAACTTTTTTACTATCACCCAAAACACAAAGTCTATCTTATGTAAAGTTGCTAAAGTATGATTAACCTCTGGATTTGAAATCACTACTTATATACCTagtattgatcataatgcacaAGAACATTTTGTGATCTTAATAAGAGGAGGAAAGGTTAAGGATTTACCCAGTGTGAGATGTCACATTATTCAAGGAACCCTAGATGCCATTGGAGTAAATGATCATCAACAAGGGTGTTCTAATGTATTGTAGATTCTTATCCAAGAGATGTATCATTTGATGCTGCCATATGAGTCACTAAAACATGTATAGTCcaatattgagataattttagaaGTTTTCATTGACTTTATCCATgtcaataaataattcaaaatttcttGACTTTTTTATAACAAGTCCGAGTCAAATATCAATAATTCGAAGCACTTGTTTTTACACTATTTTAAAAACCCAAGGACTCAACCATATGGATATGAAAAATACAGGATTTCCAATCCTTgcagaaaaaaaagggaaaaaacaccCAATTTCATACTTAATCTCATAGATACATATAGAAATATATGGAAAACTATATTAGATGAAAGTTATATGTATGACTTGAAGGGAAGTCTTTATATCTTTTGAGATCCACCTTACAATTTGGGataaaaaaagccaaaataaattattctattAGCTCTTATGAAAGGAAAAGTGATTCTTAAGAACCTTTTACACGCTCATATCATGTTGAggtattaaagaagaaaaaccgcAAAATCCAATCTAATTTATCATAATCGATTAGTTAACATGTTTAACCATAttctaaaacatgaaaaaaaaaatcattagcttATTAAATTATCTATCAAGCTATGAAAAAGATTTAACAAAAGATAGAAACAAATCCACTATCTGTTTTACATTAAGCAATACATGGAATAACTCCTAATATATCATTTAAAGCAAGACGTGTAGACAAATCAACTCATCAAGTTCCCATTGAAATAGGATCTATATAGAAGAAAGCACTTGCCATTTGTTGGTTATCAAAAGCATCTCAAAAAATATCCAGGTTGaaatatgattttcaaattaaattcaaattaatggaTGCTACCAAAAGGAGTGGAGATG
This DNA window, taken from Populus alba chromosome 17, ASM523922v2, whole genome shotgun sequence, encodes the following:
- the LOC118038123 gene encoding mitochondrial phosphate carrier protein 3, mitochondrial — translated: MDSLRQQSLIPSFLYSSSSSAKTFSLSNLHSERPSLSPPPSSTVTMGSKSSGGFVIPAPSESGKKIEMYSPAFYAACTAGGILSCGLTHMTVTPLDLVKCNMQIDPAKYKSTSSGFGVLLREQGVRGFFRGWVPTLLGYSAQGACKFGFYEFFKKYYSDLAGPEFAAKYKTLIYLAGSASAEVIADIALCPFEAVKVRVQTQPGFARGLSDGLPKFVKAEGALGLYKGLVPLWGRQIPYTMMKFASFETIVEMIYKYSIPKPKDQCSKSLQLGVSFAGGYVAGVFCAIVSHPADNLVSFLNNSKGATVGDAVKKLGLWGLFTRGLPLRIVMIGTLTGAQWGLYDAFKVFVGLPTTGGPAPAAAPAVAAAELTKV